The Fusobacterium massiliense sequence TAAAGATGTTGAAAGCTTTAAAAAAAATATGTATATTTTTGCCAAACTAAGTATTCTAGGAAAAGAAAGTAGAGATTTTCTTGGATGGGATAGAATATCTTTTTGGGGAATAATTATGTCTAATAACCCAGTCCTTTTAGAGTTTATAGAAAAGTATATTAATATAATAACTTATGAAAGAGAGGGCTATAAGTATAAGAAATCTGAAGCCAACTGCTATTTAACAAGAACTATTTTATTGGCAATCAAAAGTGATTGGGAAAAAGTTATAGAGAGATCTGATATATACTTGCTTAATCCCTCAAAAGAACCTTATCATAAATATACTTATCTTGAGTTTGAATTTTTAAAAGCCTTAGCAAAAAAAGATATAGATAAAATGAAAGAAAGTATAAATTCTATGTTAGATATAAAAATAGCAAGAAAAATGCTCTATGGTATGGAAAATTATTTTGATTTTTATCTTCAAATATTTGCTTTAATTTATTTAAAAATAGCTTTGTATCATGGAATAGATTTAGGAATAGATAGTGATATTGCTCCAAAAGAATTAATAGATAATACCCCTGCTGATAGCTATCCAGAACCTTATGATTTTATGAAAGATTTTGATTTTAAAGTAATAACAGCAGAAGAATGGAAAAATTGGATATATAAGTATCATAAAAATCCAGAAAAATTAAAAGAAGAAGAAGAAGAAGGATACTTTATTTAAGGGGAATACTAAATGTCAGAACAAACAGATGTATATGTAAGAATAAAATATAAGAAAAGTGGGAAAATATGTGAAGATGATTTACTAGAAGATATTGATATGTATGATGCTTTATCTGATATGGAATACAATGGATTATATTATGAAATAGATGACAAACTTATTATGAAAGCTTATGGCAGAAATTACTATGCTTTATGTTTTGAAAATGAGAGTGAATTAAAGGACTATTTGTTTGAAATTTCAAAGGAAAAGAAAATAGAAAATATTTATTATATATATTGTGAATATTCATATATAATGGAAGTAATTAGATATGGAATAATAAATATAGATATAGTAAATAAAAAAGTAACTGTCAATATAGAAAAAGAAGAAAAATATATAGAAATATTTGAAAAAATTACTAAAAAATCATATCCTAAATTACTAAAAAATTATGAAAAATATATAGATGATGAGTTAGAAGATGAAGAAGTAGAAGAGTATGTAGATAAGATGGATGAAATTATGGGGAAATATTCATTGAAAGAATTTGAAAAGTTTTTAGATAAGGTAAAATTAGAATAATAATTTAGAAAAAAGCTGAATAGAAAATTTATCTGTTCAGCTTTTATACAATTTAAAACTTGTAGGAGTTAATTTTGGTTACACTAAATCAAGTTCTAAAACAAATTCGCATAATGAAAGTGCAGTTGTAACAACAATAAGGGGAAAAGATGAAAATTCAAGTATAACTTACAACAATGTAAAGAATGTTGAATATGTTGGAACACAGGCGCAAGATACTAAATTTATCTATAACAATGTAGAAAATATTAATAAGACAGCTGTTGAATTAAATAATTCATATTCATCTATTGGTAAAAGCAGTGGAATATCAGCTGGAGTGACTATTAACTATAATAATGGTTTCCAAGCAGAAGCAGATGCAATTAAAGTTT is a genomic window containing:
- a CDS encoding Imm49 family immunity protein, whose protein sequence is MLVSKKKYNELVKYVVESYNKELEEERETLNYILEKKGSPLNCMWFLGRLYAITASKNLLVDKDVESFKKNMYIFAKLSILGKESRDFLGWDRISFWGIIMSNNPVLLEFIEKYINIITYEREGYKYKKSEANCYLTRTILLAIKSDWEKVIERSDIYLLNPSKEPYHKYTYLEFEFLKALAKKDIDKMKESINSMLDIKIARKMLYGMENYFDFYLQIFALIYLKIALYHGIDLGIDSDIAPKELIDNTPADSYPEPYDFMKDFDFKVITAEEWKNWIYKYHKNPEKLKEEEEEGYFI